One Saccharopolyspora erythraea NRRL 2338 genomic region harbors:
- a CDS encoding AbgT family transporter codes for MTTTDGARRKRSMALLLGFLQWVERLGNKLPHPFWLFTIMAGLVMVLSGVLGALGVSAVSPVDGKTIRVRSLLSAEGVSTIIGDAVENFAKFPPLALIIVVMLGVSVAERSGLLNAMLRGSVTRVPAKYLTFVVALVGITGSVASDAAYVVLIPLGALVFKAAGRSPILGLVVAFGSISAGYNASLLLTPTDAILAGLTTSAAHFIDPNYSVTPLSNFYFSFGSALFLAVVITLVTEFVLTRRTEGMTADGEGLDQQLGEMRLNAAERRGLRNAGLTLLAVVAVLVAVLVPAGSPFRGEGGGILNSPVITGVAYLLGLVFLLTGAVFGRTTGSLARAREIPGAMAKGVVDLAPVVVLFFAASQFLAYFKWTRIGEILAIHGAALLKSADVHPLVLMLGLTALVTCINLLITSGSAQWALVGPVVVPMFMLLGVSPETTQAVYRIGDSATNLISPMSPYFAMALGLLQRYRKDAGIGSLMSLTIPISFAVLTGWMLFFMAWWALGVPLGPGAPVR; via the coding sequence GTGACCACGACGGACGGAGCACGCCGCAAGCGCTCGATGGCACTGCTGCTGGGCTTCCTGCAATGGGTCGAACGCCTCGGGAACAAGCTGCCGCACCCGTTCTGGCTGTTCACCATCATGGCGGGGCTGGTGATGGTCCTCAGCGGCGTGCTCGGCGCGCTCGGCGTCTCCGCCGTGTCCCCAGTGGACGGCAAGACCATCCGCGTCCGGAGCCTGCTGTCGGCCGAGGGCGTGTCGACCATCATCGGCGACGCGGTGGAGAACTTCGCGAAGTTCCCGCCGCTGGCGCTGATCATCGTGGTGATGCTCGGGGTGTCGGTGGCCGAGCGGAGCGGGCTGCTCAACGCGATGCTGCGGGGCAGCGTCACCCGCGTCCCGGCGAAGTACCTGACGTTCGTCGTCGCGCTGGTGGGGATCACCGGCAGCGTCGCCTCCGACGCCGCGTACGTGGTGCTGATCCCGTTGGGCGCGCTGGTGTTCAAGGCCGCCGGACGCAGCCCGATCCTCGGACTGGTGGTCGCGTTCGGATCGATCTCGGCGGGCTACAACGCATCGCTGCTGCTCACCCCGACCGATGCGATCCTCGCCGGGCTGACCACCAGCGCGGCGCACTTCATCGACCCGAACTACTCGGTGACGCCCCTGTCCAACTTCTACTTCTCGTTCGGTTCGGCGCTTTTCCTGGCCGTGGTCATCACCCTGGTCACCGAGTTCGTTCTCACCAGGCGGACCGAGGGCATGACCGCCGACGGCGAAGGCCTGGACCAGCAGCTCGGCGAGATGCGGCTCAACGCGGCGGAGCGGCGCGGCCTGCGCAACGCGGGCCTGACCCTGCTGGCCGTCGTGGCGGTGCTGGTGGCGGTCCTCGTCCCGGCCGGCTCACCGTTCCGCGGCGAGGGCGGCGGCATCCTCAACTCTCCGGTGATCACCGGCGTCGCCTACCTGCTCGGCCTGGTGTTCCTGCTGACCGGCGCCGTCTTCGGCCGCACCACCGGCAGCCTCGCTCGCGCCCGGGAGATCCCCGGTGCGATGGCCAAGGGCGTGGTCGACCTCGCACCGGTGGTGGTGCTGTTCTTCGCAGCCTCCCAGTTCCTCGCCTACTTCAAGTGGACCCGGATCGGCGAGATCCTCGCCATCCACGGCGCGGCGCTGCTGAAGTCGGCCGACGTGCACCCGCTGGTGCTGATGCTCGGCCTGACCGCGCTGGTCACCTGCATCAACCTGCTGATCACCAGCGGCTCCGCGCAGTGGGCGCTGGTCGGCCCGGTCGTGGTGCCGATGTTCATGCTGCTGGGCGTGTCACCGGAGACCACGCAGGCGGTGTACCGGATCGGCGACTCCGCGACGAACCTGATCAGCCCGATGAGCCCGTACTTCGCGATGGCGCTCGGGCTGCTGCAGCGCTACCGCAAGGACGCCGGGATCGGTTCTCTGATGTCGCTGACCATCCCGATCTCCTTCGCCGTGCTGACCGGCTGGATGCTGTTCTTCATGGCGTGGTGGGCGCTCGGCGTTCCGCTGGGACCCGGCGCCCCGGTGCGCTGA
- a CDS encoding M20 family metallopeptidase, translated as MNDATALVDRAGAALPDVLADLRRLVESETPSNDKQALDAGLADIGNWLTERLGEPAARERHDGGRYGDILDVTFPGTAAGTVLLLCHYDTVWPVGTLAEWPFTTEGDRITAPGCLDMKLGIVHGVWALRLLRELEIPHPSVRFLLNGDEEIGSHASRPHIERACTESTATLVLEPSRAGKAKIRRKGLGLFDLAVRGVESHAGLDPAAGASAIHALAELIPAVTALADPGRGTTINVGLITGGTGRNVVAGRAGCEIDIRIQDPAEMPRIDAGFASLAVADDRIEVEVTGGWNRPPMNPNPPSERLFDHARGAAEDIGRTLEGTSVGGVSDANFVSALGKPVLDGLGAVGAGPHSRGEHVVPSESPGQLAMLAGLISRLCDF; from the coding sequence TTGAACGACGCGACAGCGTTGGTGGACCGGGCCGGGGCAGCGCTTCCCGACGTGCTGGCCGACCTGCGCCGGCTGGTCGAGAGCGAGACCCCCAGCAACGACAAGCAGGCGCTGGACGCCGGGCTCGCCGACATCGGGAACTGGCTCACCGAACGGCTCGGCGAACCGGCGGCCCGGGAGCGCCACGACGGCGGCCGCTACGGCGACATCCTCGACGTCACCTTCCCCGGCACCGCGGCCGGCACCGTCCTGCTGCTGTGCCACTACGACACGGTGTGGCCGGTGGGCACGCTCGCGGAGTGGCCGTTCACCACCGAGGGCGACCGGATCACCGCTCCTGGTTGCCTGGACATGAAGCTCGGCATCGTGCACGGCGTGTGGGCCCTGCGGCTCCTGCGCGAGCTGGAGATCCCGCACCCGTCGGTGCGGTTCCTGCTCAACGGCGACGAGGAGATCGGCAGCCACGCCTCCCGCCCGCACATCGAGCGGGCGTGCACCGAGAGCACAGCGACGCTCGTGCTCGAACCCAGCCGCGCGGGCAAGGCCAAGATCCGCCGCAAGGGCCTGGGCCTGTTCGACCTCGCGGTGCGCGGCGTGGAGTCGCACGCCGGGCTCGACCCCGCGGCCGGGGCCAGCGCCATCCACGCGCTGGCCGAGCTCATCCCGGCCGTCACCGCGCTCGCCGACCCCGGCCGCGGCACCACCATCAACGTCGGGCTGATCACCGGCGGCACCGGCCGCAACGTGGTGGCGGGACGCGCCGGTTGCGAGATCGACATCAGGATCCAGGACCCGGCCGAAATGCCGCGCATCGACGCCGGTTTCGCCTCGCTGGCGGTCGCCGACGACCGGATCGAGGTCGAGGTGACCGGCGGCTGGAACCGGCCGCCGATGAACCCGAACCCGCCATCGGAGCGGCTGTTCGACCACGCCCGCGGCGCGGCCGAGGACATCGGCCGCACGCTGGAGGGCACCTCGGTCGGCGGGGTGAGCGACGCGAACTTCGTCTCCGCGCTGGGGAAGCCGGTGCTCGACGGTCTGGGCGCGGTCGGCGCCGGCCCGCACTCCCGCGGCGAACACGTGGTCCCGAGCGAGTCGCCGG